A single window of Anopheles moucheti chromosome 2, idAnoMoucSN_F20_07, whole genome shotgun sequence DNA harbors:
- the LOC128310161 gene encoding 40S ribosomal protein S14a, with the protein MAPSRKNKVVKEEVQVSLGPQVRDGEVVFGVAHIYASFNDTFVHVTDLSGKETISRVTGGMKVKADRDEASPYAAMLAAQDVAEKCKSLGITALHIKLRATGGNRTKTPGPGAQSALRALARSSMKIGRIEDVTPIPSDSTRRKGGRRGRRL; encoded by the coding sequence ATGGCTCCATCTCGCAAGAACAAAGTAGTGAAAGAAGAAGTCCAAGTCTCGCTTGGACCGCAAGTGCGCGATGGTGAGGTCGTGTTCGGCGTGGCACACATCTACGCCAGCTTCAACGATACCTTCGTGCATGTGACGGATCTGTCCGGGAAGGAAACCATCTCCCGGGTGACCGGCGGTATGAAGGTGAAAGCCGATCGTGATGAAGCTTCACCGTACGCGGCCATGTTAGCTGCCCAGGACGTTGCCGAAAAGTGTAAATCGCTTGGCATTACGGCACTGCACATCAAGCTGCGTGCTACCGGTGGTAACCGTACGAAGACACCCGGACCGGGTGCCCAGTCGGCCCTTCGTGCGCTCGCACGTTCGTCGATGAAGATCGGCCGCATCGAGGATGTGACGCCGATTCCATCCGATTCCACCCGCCGCAAGGGTGGCCGTCGCGGTCGTCGGTTGTAA
- the LOC128297159 gene encoding anaphase-promoting complex subunit 4: MANQYGLLRNLMKQTCNKNVASKINIFKWSQEMDLLAFGTEKGEVFLHRLKWQKVWQLSPPEEGLKVRGIAWRPCEKFIAIGYSNGTILLIDLETKEEIHSFTIKTDITCLSWTDNTDEMASNDVSYSSVTSHTKYLPELPVLSSLSSSAKPLNPNRSSYCSKHILSILLIGTTTGLVYISALGMLPCGSIDVFATLGLPSTSSACIREIKMSHDFKQLIVGIEQNETLSVMVLENDVLHKNAPSVLNLALKYAQILNTMSYMNETTDCIVEAWETVLLEMDNKLTNYAKDQPDGSISADFLELLMFGTASPSLEQFLLRDLTEKGLRKLGYSIELSYVTIQRLVVKPLYTAIHAVFYHLNTLDGMLRNRFYYGTLMRDMANATEVLRSCGALQIKAHELQQTIDASKRDFKIFFRWLYVVIVRVMDESLQENHPTITQREINYLAQFLSNFDAAAQSTAADESRGTMESRRKFNLERVGQYLEDKPLIRPMPKEDENGWKLLLEQNECLRKCDAIYPHYENMSLIQQQKLLRKHIGQLFDQPGKVVGSDFRQKNLLTIQTTSVLSGVNVGSFAFICHTRDHLTLLAILQSSRSLLLVECFNDGGLKPVRLHFEEKPYFDQRFDTFGTLTFQHVEFYDEETLSLLLRAQTANDDRAASCYFLQLNLAPVREILGTVDTRSYMQTLTEDAAGCTSLNLYTLIDEGSLKLLESSDGHKIAVSGKRNVIALLSESMKNVRIYDMDGQEEDDILDTSSQINSSLENSQESVQE, translated from the exons ATGGCTAACCAATACGGATTGTTGCGAAATCTCATGAAGCAAACGTGCAACAAAAATGTTGCTagcaaaattaacattttcaaatGGAGCCAAGAGATGGATTTGCTAGCGTTCGGAACGGAAAAGGGTGAAGTGTTTCTACATCGATTAAAATGGCAAAAGGTATGGCAACTGAGCCCTCCAGAAGAAGGGCTGAAAGTACGAGGCATAGCATGGCGGCCGTGCGAGAAATTCATCGCAATCG GCTACAGCAATGGTACCATATTGTTGATCGATCTGGAAACGAAGGAAGAAATCCATAGCTTCACTATAAAAACCGATATTACGTGTTTAAGCTGGACAGACAATACTGATGAGATGGCTTCCAACGATGTCAGTTACAGTTCGGTG ACTAGCCACACAAAGTATCTCCCAGAGCTACCAGTACTCAGTTCACTGTCCTCATCGGCAAAACCTCTAAATCCGAACAGGAGTAGTTACTGTTCAAAGCACATCCTAAGCATTCTTCTCATTGGAACGACGACCGGTTTGGTGTATATCTCCGCTCTGGGCATGCTGCCCTGTGGTAGTATCGATGTGTTCGCCACCCTTGGCCTTCCTTCGACTTCTTCTGCCTGCATTCGGGAAATAAAGATGAGCCACGACTTTAAGCAACTGATCGTAGGGAtagaacaaaatgaaacactcAGTGTAATGGTGCTGGAGAATGATGTACTGCACAAAAATGCTCCCTCCGTGCTTAACCTGGCCTTAAAGTACGCCCAAATACTCAACACTATGTCGTACATGAACGAAACCACTGACTGTATCGTGGAAGCATGGGAAACGGTTTTGCTCGAGATGGACAACAAGCTCACAAACTACGCAAAGGACCAACCGGACGGTTCTATATCGGCTGACTTTCTCGAACTGCTCATGTTCGGTACCGCGTCACCATCGCTAGAGCAATTCCTGCTGCGCGATCTCACTGAAAAAGGTCTCCGCAAGCTGGGCTACAGTATAGAACTGAGCTATGTCACCATCCAACGGCTAGTAGTAAAACCGCTCTACACAGCCATTCATGCCGTGTTCTACCATTTGAACACACTCGACGGGATGTTGCGCAATCGGTTCTACTACGGTACGCTAATGCGTGACATGGCCAACGCAACGGAAGTGCTGCGTAGTTGTGGTGCGCTCCAGATCAAGGCTCATGAACTGCAACAAACGATCGATGCTTCGAAGCgagattttaaaatatttttccgcTGGCTGTACGTCGTAATAGTGCGCGTTATGGACGAATCGTTACAGGAAAACCATCCCACTATTACCCAGCGCGAGATTAATTATTTGGCTCAGTTTTTAAGCAACTTTGATGCGGCCGCACAAAGCACGGCTGCCGATGAAAGCCGGGGAACGATGGAATCCCGTCGAAAGTTCAATCTCGAGCGAGTGGGCCAGTATCTGGAAGATAAACCCCTGATCCGTCCGATGCCGAAGGAGGACGAAAATGGATGGAAGCTATTGCTGGAGCAAAACGAATGTTTGCGAAAGTGTGATGCTATCTATCCACACTATGAAAACATGTCGTTGATTCAGCAGCAAAAGCTGCTGAGGAAGCACATCGGTCAACTGTTCGACCAACCGGGTAAGGTAGTTGGGTCAGACTTCAGGCAGAAGAATTTGCTCACGATTCAAACAACGTCGGTCTTGTCCGGTGTGAATGTGGGGTCGTTTGCATTCATTTGTCACACACGGGACCACCTGACGCTGCTGGCCATCCTTCAATCAAGTCGCAgtctgctgctggtggaatGTTTTAACGATGGCGGTCTGAAGCCCGTGCGACTGCACTTTGAAGAGAAACCATACTTTGATCAGCGGTTTGACACGTTCGGTACGCTTACCTTCCAGCACGTAGAGTTTTACGACGAGGAAACACTTTCACTGCTGCTACGCGCTCAAACAGCAAACGATGACCGAGCGGCGAGTTGTTACTTCCTTCAGCTTAATCTTGCCCCTGTGCGTGAGATTTTGGGTACGGTGGATACGCGAAGCTACATGCAAACGCTTACGGAAGATGCTGCCGGTTGTACTAGCCTCAACCTGTACACGCTTATCGACGAAGGTTCGCTTAAGTTGCTGGAAAGTAGCGATGGTCATAAAATTGCCGTGTCTGGCAAGCGCAACGTGATTGCTTTGTTGTCCGAATCAATGAAAAACGTACGCATCTACGATATGGATGGACAGGAGGAAGATGATATACTGGATACATCGTCGCAGATTAACAGCAGTCTGGAGAACAGCCAGGAATCGGTTCAAGAGTAA